Proteins found in one Zea mays cultivar B73 chromosome 1, Zm-B73-REFERENCE-NAM-5.0, whole genome shotgun sequence genomic segment:
- the LOC118476056 gene encoding uncharacterized protein isoform X2 has translation MSSSSEDFNGGCGRANNVEVLFPGSNMVGSESQSASVPQVASNAGSTGPASALSAAADCKTLAEKAIAALPPDLSAQANDPKRKARSQDPGWQFGWWPDTTKKDFVQCVFCKKIVPSGIKRFKQHLAGGFGDTMKCARVPEVVSKEMHTYLRRNMRVVITSDGDEGEEEGEQIDVGPLPSSGTKTKQTKKQIAQASMSSFVVAAPIKPNTQKASKSVSAMLCKTPEEVVAERHKNRTSQTTLEHCTKKGTEAKQIVDDHVADFLYENKIPLNVVNSRSWQIMMESIGQYGPGYRGPSYYEARVPWLERAVKRTSTLRAKHEEAWKEYGCSIMSDGRTDIRQRHLINFLANSPAGTYFLGSVDASSEIANANMLADPLEKQIIKVGKEHVVQVITDNGANFKAAGRILMDRIPHLFWTPCAAHCLDLLLEDIGKIKEFNTCINMAKKVSRFLYKHGRLPTSQPNERKARWGPC, from the exons ATGAGCTCGTCATCTGAAG ATTTTAATGGTGGCTGTGGACGTGCTAATAACGTTGAGGTCTTATTCCCTGGGTCAAATATGGTCGGCAGTGAAAGTCAAAGTGCTTCTGTTCCTCAAGTGGCCTCAAATGCAGGTAGCACTGGTCCTGCGTCTGCTTTATCAGCTGCTGCAGATTGTAAAACCCTTGCTGAAAAGGCAATTGCAGCACTCCCTCCTGACCTTAGTGCACAAGCAAATGACCCCAAGAGAAAGGCAAGGTCACAGGACCCAGGATGGCAGTTTGGGTGGTGGCCAGACACAACAAAGAAGGATTTTGTTCAGTGTGTCTTCTGTAAGAAGATTGTGCCATCTGGAATCAAGAGGTTTAAGCAGCATCTAGCCGGTGGGTTTGGTGACACCATGAAGTGTGCTAGAGTACCAGAAGTGGTTTCAAAGGAGATGCACACCTATCTGAGAAGGAACATGAGGGTTGTGATTACTTCGGATGGTGATGAAGGTGAAGAGGAAGGGGAGCAGATTGATGTAGGCCCCCTACCAAGTTCTGGGACAAAAACCAAGCAAACAAAAAAGCAAATTGCTCAAGCTTCCATGTCTTCATTTGTTGTAGCAGCTCCTATAAAACCAAATACACAGAAGGCAAGCAAATCAGTGAGTGCCATGCTTTGCAAGACTCCAGAGGAAGTTGTAGCAGAGAGACATAAAAATAGAACTTCTCAGACCACTCTTGAGCATTGCACAAAGAAAGGAACAGAAGCAAAGCAAATTGTTGACGACCATGTAGCTGATTTTCTATATGAGAACAAGATTCCATTGAATGTCGTCAATTCAAGAAGCTGGCAGATTATGATGGAGTCCATTGGTCAGTATGGTCCTGGATATCGTGGCCCATCATACTATGAGGCAAGGGTACCTTGGCTTGAAAGGGCAGTGAAGAGAACATCAACATTGAGAGCTAAGCATGAAGAGGCTTGGAAGGAATATGGTTGCTCAATTATGTCAGATGGGCGGACTGACATACGACAACGGCATTTGATAAACTTCCTTGCCAACAGTCCAGCGGGGACCTACTTCTTAGGTTCTGTCGATGCATCAAGTGAGATAGCAAATGCCAATATGTTGGCAGATCCATTGGAGAAGCAAATAATTAAGGTGGGGAAAGAACATGTGGTCCAGGTGATCACTGACAATGGAGCCAATTTCAAAGCAGCAGGGAGGATCCTTATGGACAGAATTCCCCATCTGTTTTGGACTCCTTGTGCTGCGCATTGCTTGGATTTGTTGTTGGAGGATATTGGCAAGATCAAGGAGTTCAACACTTGCATCAACATGGCCAAGAAGGTTTCGAG